The following are from one region of the Hydrogenimonas sp. SS33 genome:
- a CDS encoding HobA family DNA replication regulator codes for MKDLTTWTLEAIRGDDTMMSWLEERRYEWAPIVGSAITKVLEGQSVILLTDDANRWFETYIVRRINRPGSNRPLLPFFSFEAVYPHVDAVRTDQDIDLLFDMLSLSCPQGYFFWYIGKADHPRARIALRNDESLLWVMDEEMTNSFTLRSYDELIDIKLLQLYRLFEKTLSAALFAEIDLGQ; via the coding sequence TGAGCTGGCTCGAAGAGCGGCGCTACGAGTGGGCGCCCATCGTGGGCAGTGCCATCACCAAGGTGCTGGAAGGGCAGAGTGTCATTCTGCTGACCGACGACGCCAACCGCTGGTTCGAAACCTACATCGTCCGGCGGATCAACCGTCCCGGCAGCAACCGGCCGTTGCTTCCCTTTTTCTCCTTCGAAGCGGTCTACCCCCATGTGGATGCGGTGCGGACCGACCAGGACATCGACCTGCTTTTTGACATGCTCTCCCTCTCCTGCCCCCAGGGCTACTTTTTCTGGTATATCGGCAAGGCGGACCATCCGAGGGCGCGGATCGCCCTGCGTAACGACGAGTCGCTGCTCTGGGTGATGGATGAGGAGATGACCAACAGCTTCACCCTGCGCTCCTATGACGAGCTCATCGACATCAAACTGCTGCAGCTCTACCGCCTTTTCGAAAAGACCCTCAGCGCCGCACTCTTCGCGGAAATCGACCTGGGGCAGTGA